One Microlunatus soli genomic window carries:
- a CDS encoding SRPBCC family protein: MANSTQSSIEIPADPDQVMAVIADLDGYPQWVDALSTVEVLTTRDDRPDTVRMVLEHKLLSDDYTVAYQWQPERVSWKLIEGRTLKAMDGSYEIEQIAAGTKVTYTLSVDVNLPLPGLLKRTAEKTIIDAALKGLKRQVAAVRDGR; this comes from the coding sequence GTGGCCAACAGCACGCAGTCCAGCATCGAGATCCCCGCGGATCCGGATCAGGTGATGGCGGTGATCGCCGACCTGGACGGTTACCCGCAGTGGGTGGACGCGCTCAGCACCGTCGAGGTGCTGACCACCCGGGACGACCGTCCGGACACCGTTCGGATGGTGCTGGAACACAAGCTGCTCTCCGACGACTACACGGTGGCCTACCAGTGGCAGCCCGAACGGGTCAGCTGGAAGCTGATCGAGGGCAGGACGCTGAAGGCGATGGACGGGTCGTACGAGATCGAGCAGATCGCTGCCGGGACCAAGGTGACCTACACCCTGAGCGTCGACGTCAACCTGCCGTTGCCGGGGCTGCTGAAGCGGACGGCGGAGAAGACCATCATCGACGCCGCGCTGAAGGGACTGAAACGTCAGGTGGCCGCGGTGCGGGACGGACGGTGA
- a CDS encoding peptidylprolyl isomerase: MTASSSAGATTATLHTNHGDIVINLFGNHAPKTVANFVGLADGSKEYRDAETGAKTTGKFYDGLTFHRVIPGFMIQGGDPAGNGTGGPGYTFADEFHPELQFDKPYLLAMANAGPGTNGSQFFITVGPQPHLNRRHTIFGEVADQTSREVVDKIATTPTGFNDLPKEPVVIETVELN; this comes from the coding sequence GTGACCGCATCGAGCTCGGCGGGCGCCACGACGGCGACCCTGCACACCAATCACGGCGACATCGTCATCAACCTGTTCGGCAACCACGCACCGAAGACGGTCGCCAATTTCGTCGGCCTCGCCGACGGCAGCAAGGAATACCGGGACGCCGAGACCGGCGCCAAGACGACCGGCAAGTTCTACGACGGGCTCACTTTCCATCGGGTGATCCCCGGCTTCATGATCCAGGGCGGCGACCCGGCCGGCAACGGCACCGGCGGCCCGGGCTACACCTTCGCCGATGAGTTCCATCCCGAACTGCAGTTCGACAAGCCCTACCTGCTGGCGATGGCCAATGCGGGCCCCGGCACCAACGGCTCGCAGTTCTTCATCACCGTCGGTCCGCAGCCGCACCTGAACCGGCGACACACCATCTTCGGCGAGGTCGCTGATCAGACCAGCCGCGAGGTGGTGGACAAGATCGCGACCACCCCGACCGGTTTCAACGACCTGCCCAAGGAACCGGTCGTGATCGAGACCGTCGAGCTGAACTGA
- a CDS encoding rhomboid family intramembrane serine protease: MNPASVGFQCPDCIRLGQSTTRRPRTSFGAALKLRGGAVTKVLIGVLVAFYVINLISRNLLIGLFSMSNLAVAEGQVWRLVSYGFTSYGLLNTAMIALVLWFVGRPLEDQLGGWRFLVLYALAGLGGATLLYAVGSPSVGAVGGASAAVIGLLTANGVIKYKHGEDIRPDIGLLVILVLLNLVVGFGSLVWVAQIGGILLGGLAGIALVYPPRVRRAQLQVAGLVGIVVLCAAVVVIKTMVSYGTV; this comes from the coding sequence ATGAATCCCGCCTCGGTCGGCTTTCAATGCCCCGACTGCATCCGGCTCGGTCAGAGCACGACGCGTCGACCGCGGACCTCGTTCGGGGCAGCCCTCAAACTGCGCGGCGGCGCCGTCACCAAGGTGCTGATCGGCGTACTGGTCGCCTTCTACGTGATCAACCTGATCTCCCGCAATCTGCTGATCGGCCTGTTCTCGATGAGCAACCTGGCCGTCGCCGAAGGGCAGGTGTGGCGCCTGGTCAGCTACGGCTTCACCTCCTACGGACTGTTGAACACGGCGATGATCGCGCTGGTGCTGTGGTTCGTCGGCCGGCCCCTGGAGGATCAGCTCGGTGGCTGGCGATTCCTGGTGCTCTACGCCCTGGCCGGGCTCGGCGGCGCGACCCTGCTGTACGCCGTCGGCTCGCCGAGCGTCGGTGCGGTCGGTGGAGCATCGGCCGCGGTGATCGGGCTGCTGACCGCCAACGGCGTGATCAAGTACAAGCACGGTGAGGACATCAGACCCGACATCGGGTTGCTGGTGATCTTGGTGCTGCTCAACCTGGTGGTCGGTTTCGGCAGCCTGGTCTGGGTAGCGCAGATCGGGGGGATCCTGCTGGGCGGACTGGCCGGGATCGCGCTGGTCTATCCGCCGCGGGTGCGGCGGGCTCAGCTCCAGGTGGCCGGTCTGGTCGGCATCGTGGTGCTCTGCGCGGCCGTGGTCGTGATCAAGACGATGGTCAGTTACGGGACCGTCTGA
- a CDS encoding S41 family peptidase: protein MTAGYLRSPDIRGDLITFCAADDIWLAPDSGGRAWRLTDDQTPVRNPRFSPDGRAVAWASTRDSGWEIFVCDVDGGPVRRLTYFGHAATWLLGWADDNAVLVASAARSHERALTFGYRVGLDGSVTPLPYGPVAGVAAGENGVVVSSRAIRPAAEWKRYRGGTASKLWWDRTGDGRDYQRVLADIRAGLEAPSWVGEELIFTSDHLAELPGTADGQANLFSIPRSGLAEATAADLTQCTFHTAEQGYVREPVTDGSRVVYHSRGVLYLMADPGAEPQPIEISLPVLGSRRPRSLAPTENLTAVQPDQTATGSVVTWRGNAFYLSHREGPARALVASSAVRVREARPLGRTGQVVLVSDEAGEDRLELHPISGIGERRVVADLGLGRILHLAADPAGERVALISHDGRISVLDVGSGTVRQLGVSPDGEATGPTFSPDGRYLVWSQPVGQFHSQLCCADLAVGDGRQQGDRDAAVPLTSGRFADTSPAFTPDGKHLAFLSVRTFDPSYDVHAFEITFPDGTRPYLVPLSATEPAPFGPSVDGWALTDPEDKPASATDPETADADGTATSAAAQDKPATDEPPASPDLDLDGFEQRLVPFGVPAGNYRQLRAAKHGLLWIHEAPTHGVLGSGRAGVTEDKPADRLERYDLTKRSVEVLVDKLDDYAVSGDLGWIVVRDGDAVTVRPSDREIKDDDDPARVMVDLDRLRFELDPVAEWRQMFDENVRLMRDHYWRADLDGVDLDAVADRYRSVLDRLGSHDDLISVLWEFGAELNTSHAYASPPGPLGDQDRALGLLGADLVRAGEDWVIERILPGESSDPDARSPLQAAGVDARPGDRIVAVDGQPVDPQAGPAAALVGAAEKPVELLLRRPGRPAGRRVVVVPLAGEQQLRYQDWVASRKDYVARAGGGRIGYLHVPDMMAVGWAQLHRDLEQATRCEAVIADVRFNAGGHLSQLVTERLNRKVVAWDVGRHHAAAEEYPSQAPRGPVVLVANEYAGSDGDIVNGAAKAMGIGPVIGMRTWGGVVGIDGRFDLVDGTSVTQPRYAFWISGQGWGVENHGVDPDIEVPITPADWHAAADPQLDRAIAEALERLDRTPAATPPQPAPPRVR from the coding sequence ATGACAGCTGGCTACCTGCGTTCTCCCGACATCCGCGGCGACCTGATCACCTTCTGCGCCGCCGACGACATCTGGCTCGCCCCGGACAGCGGCGGCCGGGCCTGGCGACTGACCGACGATCAGACCCCGGTCCGCAATCCGCGCTTCTCACCCGACGGTCGCGCCGTCGCCTGGGCCAGCACCCGGGACAGCGGCTGGGAGATCTTCGTCTGTGACGTCGACGGCGGACCGGTCCGGCGGTTGACCTACTTCGGGCATGCCGCGACCTGGCTGCTCGGCTGGGCCGACGACAACGCCGTGCTCGTCGCCTCCGCGGCCCGCAGCCACGAACGTGCGCTGACCTTCGGCTACCGGGTCGGGTTGGACGGGTCGGTGACCCCGTTGCCGTACGGGCCGGTCGCCGGCGTCGCGGCCGGCGAGAACGGGGTGGTGGTGTCCAGCCGGGCCATCCGGCCGGCGGCCGAATGGAAACGCTATCGCGGTGGGACGGCGTCCAAGCTCTGGTGGGACCGGACCGGCGACGGCCGCGACTACCAGCGGGTGCTGGCCGACATCCGAGCCGGGCTGGAGGCGCCGTCCTGGGTCGGCGAGGAGTTGATCTTCACCTCCGATCACCTCGCCGAGCTGCCCGGCACGGCGGACGGGCAGGCCAACCTGTTCTCGATCCCGCGGTCCGGGCTGGCCGAGGCGACCGCCGCCGATCTGACCCAGTGCACCTTCCACACCGCCGAGCAGGGCTACGTACGGGAGCCGGTCACCGACGGCAGCCGGGTCGTCTATCACTCCCGCGGTGTGCTGTACCTGATGGCGGATCCCGGTGCCGAACCGCAGCCGATCGAGATCTCGCTGCCGGTGCTCGGGTCCCGGCGGCCGCGATCGTTGGCGCCGACCGAGAACCTGACCGCAGTCCAACCGGACCAGACCGCGACCGGTTCCGTCGTCACCTGGCGCGGCAACGCGTTCTATCTGAGTCATCGGGAAGGACCGGCCCGCGCCCTGGTGGCATCGTCGGCGGTCCGGGTCCGGGAGGCTCGTCCGCTGGGCCGCACCGGCCAGGTGGTGCTGGTCAGTGACGAGGCCGGCGAGGACCGGCTGGAGTTGCATCCGATCAGCGGCATCGGCGAGCGGCGGGTCGTCGCCGACCTCGGACTCGGCCGGATCCTGCATCTGGCCGCGGACCCGGCCGGGGAGCGGGTCGCGCTGATCAGTCACGACGGACGGATCAGTGTGCTGGACGTCGGCTCCGGTACCGTCCGGCAGCTCGGCGTCAGCCCCGACGGTGAGGCGACCGGGCCGACCTTCTCACCCGACGGTCGTTACCTGGTCTGGTCCCAGCCGGTCGGTCAGTTCCACTCCCAGCTGTGCTGTGCCGACCTGGCGGTCGGCGACGGCCGGCAGCAGGGCGATCGCGACGCCGCCGTTCCGCTGACCAGCGGCCGGTTCGCCGACACGTCGCCGGCGTTCACCCCGGACGGCAAGCATCTGGCGTTCCTGTCGGTCCGCACGTTCGATCCGAGCTATGACGTGCACGCCTTCGAGATCACCTTCCCCGACGGCACCCGGCCCTATCTGGTGCCACTGTCGGCCACCGAACCGGCACCGTTCGGTCCCAGTGTCGACGGCTGGGCCCTCACCGATCCCGAGGACAAGCCCGCATCCGCGACCGATCCCGAAACAGCCGACGCCGACGGCACTGCGACGTCGGCGGCGGCGCAGGACAAACCGGCCACCGACGAGCCGCCGGCCAGCCCCGACCTCGACCTCGACGGCTTCGAACAGCGGTTGGTGCCGTTCGGCGTACCGGCCGGCAACTATCGGCAGCTGCGGGCGGCCAAACACGGGCTGCTGTGGATCCACGAGGCGCCGACGCACGGCGTGCTGGGCAGCGGCCGCGCCGGGGTGACCGAGGACAAGCCGGCCGACCGGTTGGAGCGCTACGACCTGACCAAGCGCTCGGTCGAGGTGCTGGTCGACAAGCTCGACGACTACGCGGTCAGCGGGGATCTCGGCTGGATCGTCGTCCGCGACGGTGATGCGGTGACGGTTCGGCCGAGCGACCGGGAGATCAAGGACGACGACGACCCGGCGCGGGTGATGGTCGATCTGGACCGGCTGCGTTTCGAGCTGGATCCGGTCGCCGAATGGCGTCAGATGTTCGACGAGAACGTCCGGCTGATGCGTGATCACTATTGGCGCGCCGATCTGGACGGCGTCGACCTGGATGCGGTCGCCGACCGCTACCGATCGGTGCTCGACCGGCTCGGCAGCCACGACGATCTGATCTCGGTGCTCTGGGAATTCGGCGCGGAGCTGAACACCTCGCACGCCTACGCCAGCCCGCCCGGTCCGCTCGGTGACCAGGACCGGGCGCTCGGGCTGCTCGGCGCCGATCTGGTGCGAGCCGGCGAGGACTGGGTGATCGAACGGATCCTGCCCGGCGAGAGCTCCGATCCCGACGCCCGGTCCCCGTTGCAGGCCGCCGGGGTGGATGCTCGACCGGGGGACCGGATCGTTGCCGTCGACGGTCAGCCGGTCGATCCGCAGGCCGGGCCGGCGGCCGCGCTGGTCGGTGCGGCCGAGAAGCCGGTGGAGTTGCTGCTGCGTCGACCCGGCAGGCCGGCCGGCCGCCGGGTGGTGGTGGTGCCGCTGGCCGGCGAGCAGCAGCTGCGCTATCAGGACTGGGTCGCGTCGCGGAAGGATTATGTCGCCCGGGCCGGTGGCGGCCGGATCGGCTATCTGCACGTGCCGGACATGATGGCGGTCGGCTGGGCGCAGCTGCATCGTGATCTGGAGCAGGCGACCCGCTGCGAGGCGGTGATCGCCGATGTCCGGTTCAACGCCGGTGGGCATCTCAGCCAGCTGGTCACCGAACGGCTGAACCGCAAGGTGGTTGCCTGGGATGTCGGCAGACACCATGCGGCCGCCGAGGAGTATCCGTCGCAGGCACCGCGCGGTCCGGTGGTGCTGGTGGCCAACGAGTACGCCGGGTCGGACGGCGACATCGTCAACGGCGCGGCCAAGGCGATGGGGATCGGGCCGGTGATCGGAATGCGGACCTGGGGCGGCGTGGTCGGTATCGACGGTCGCTTCGACCTGGTCGACGGCACCTCGGTGACCCAGCCCCGGTACGCGTTCTGGATCTCAGGTCAGGGCTGGGGTGTGGAGAACCATGGCGTCGATCCCGACATCGAGGTGCCGATCACACCCGCCGACTGGCACGCTGCCGCCGATCCGCAGTTGGACCGAGCCATCGCCGAGGCACTGGAACGTCTCGACCGGACGCCCGCAGCGACCCCACCGCAGCCCGCTCCGCCGCGAGTCCGCTGA
- a CDS encoding sunset domain-containing protein has product MTPKLQEGRRDLAAAPENLPVGQLVQQTADRIGPLAHDAADRIGPLVHEAADRIGPLAHDAAERIAPLAQAAVDKAQPYAVQAADRVRPYAEQASERVRPYAEQAAQRLEPYAHEAAERFGPYAESAKKRGARVASEAVERFGPKLDEAASKLSPAVENARGRIQSEVLPKLSDRLNELAASDALPAAAVPAVQKADELLPVQKKKGRWGKRIALFAGILAVGGAAFVAARRLLGGKDDTDWQAARPATPYASTTITEPQPSASKPATDPVAASASTAPEPDEVVGSTGAAAAAESTPSASPTENGAGSGVPEAIASSDVPEPTGAEEPGDDGASGATPESTNTESTNTDSADTGSGDARSDATDAADGSESGDTAPKPAHAADDAASDSASGSDSASRYGPGSFVGSEPPAGFLIKGNERSMKYHVVGSSGYDRTIAEVWFQTEMDAQAAGFTKAQR; this is encoded by the coding sequence GTGACTCCCAAGTTGCAGGAGGGCCGCCGCGATCTCGCCGCCGCCCCGGAGAACTTGCCCGTCGGACAACTCGTCCAGCAGACGGCTGACCGGATCGGTCCGCTGGCCCACGACGCTGCCGATCGGATCGGACCGCTCGTGCACGAGGCCGCGGACCGGATCGGACCGCTGGCCCACGACGCCGCCGAGCGGATCGCGCCGCTGGCTCAGGCAGCCGTGGACAAGGCCCAGCCCTACGCCGTGCAAGCTGCCGATCGGGTCCGTCCCTACGCCGAACAGGCATCCGAACGGGTCCGTCCCTATGCCGAACAGGCAGCGCAGCGGCTCGAGCCGTACGCGCACGAGGCGGCCGAACGGTTCGGTCCGTACGCCGAGTCGGCCAAGAAGCGGGGTGCCCGAGTTGCCTCGGAGGCCGTGGAGCGATTCGGTCCGAAACTGGACGAGGCGGCGAGCAAGTTGAGCCCGGCGGTCGAGAACGCCCGCGGACGGATCCAGTCCGAGGTGCTGCCCAAGCTGTCGGACAGACTGAACGAACTGGCAGCCTCCGATGCGCTGCCGGCCGCGGCGGTTCCGGCAGTGCAGAAGGCCGACGAACTGCTGCCGGTGCAGAAGAAGAAGGGTCGTTGGGGCAAGCGGATCGCGCTGTTCGCCGGCATCCTCGCCGTCGGCGGCGCCGCCTTCGTCGCCGCCCGCAGACTGCTCGGCGGCAAGGATGACACCGATTGGCAGGCCGCCCGGCCGGCCACCCCGTACGCGTCGACGACGATCACCGAGCCGCAGCCGTCGGCCTCCAAGCCGGCGACCGACCCGGTCGCCGCCAGCGCCTCGACCGCACCCGAGCCGGACGAGGTCGTCGGGTCGACCGGTGCAGCCGCAGCGGCGGAGTCGACGCCGTCCGCGTCGCCGACCGAGAACGGTGCCGGTTCCGGGGTCCCGGAGGCGATCGCCAGTTCCGACGTCCCAGAGCCGACCGGCGCCGAAGAACCCGGCGATGACGGAGCATCCGGCGCCACCCCCGAATCGACGAACACCGAATCGACGAATACCGATTCGGCGGACACCGGATCCGGTGACGCCCGGTCCGACGCAACTGATGCCGCCGACGGCTCCGAGTCCGGCGACACCGCACCGAAGCCGGCTCATGCAGCCGACGACGCGGCATCCGATTCCGCGTCCGGATCGGATTCCGCGTCCCGCTACGGGCCGGGATCGTTCGTCGGCTCCGAACCGCCGGCAGGTTTCTTGATCAAGGGCAATGAGCGCTCGATGAAGTACCACGTGGTGGGTTCCTCCGGCTACGACCGGACCATCGCCGAGGTCTGGTTCCAGACCGAGATGGACGCGCAGGCGGCCGGTTTCACCAAGGCCCAGCGCTGA
- a CDS encoding C40 family peptidase: MSSRWLRRGAAVSLSGAVLAGTLSLCPQFAAADPAAENIAQAKAQVEKLQQEAAATDQEYLTLKEKLDQSNKELKDKQADVKAQTAKVAEMRSRVSKVALAQFQNRSLDTRTKLFLTRDTSGFLNQIATVEKVSQNQNSALQDYQVEQANLADLQRSTKAEVATLGEDQKKLAALRTKADDKVDQAQGVLDKLTAEERKRLELEQKRQEQEAKNAADSAQSGSSSSTATTTDSTSDSSVKAATSDDSSSSSSGSSKGAEVVAFAKAQIGKPYVFSATGPNAYDCSGLTLAAWKSVGVQLSRTSQSQINDGTRVSKSDLQPGDLVFFYSSTAPSHVGIYVGNGSIIHAPRPGKSVEYIKMSYMPFSGAVRPG, encoded by the coding sequence GTGAGTTCACGCTGGCTACGGCGGGGAGCCGCTGTTTCACTGTCGGGAGCCGTCCTGGCCGGCACGCTGTCGCTGTGCCCCCAGTTCGCGGCTGCCGATCCGGCGGCGGAGAACATCGCCCAGGCCAAGGCCCAGGTCGAGAAGCTGCAGCAGGAGGCCGCGGCGACCGACCAGGAGTACCTCACGCTCAAGGAGAAGCTCGATCAGAGCAACAAGGAGCTGAAGGACAAGCAGGCCGACGTCAAGGCACAGACCGCCAAGGTCGCCGAGATGCGGTCCCGGGTCAGCAAGGTCGCGCTCGCTCAGTTCCAGAATCGCAGCCTGGACACCCGTACCAAGCTCTTCCTGACCCGCGACACCTCCGGCTTCCTGAACCAGATCGCCACCGTCGAGAAGGTCAGCCAGAACCAGAATTCGGCCCTGCAGGACTACCAGGTCGAGCAGGCCAACCTGGCCGACCTGCAGCGTTCGACCAAGGCCGAGGTCGCCACCCTGGGTGAGGACCAGAAGAAGCTTGCCGCACTGCGGACCAAGGCCGACGACAAGGTCGACCAGGCCCAGGGCGTGTTGGACAAGCTCACCGCCGAGGAGCGCAAGCGGCTGGAGCTGGAGCAGAAGCGGCAGGAACAGGAAGCCAAGAACGCCGCCGACTCCGCGCAGTCCGGATCGTCGAGCAGCACGGCGACCACCACCGACTCGACGTCGGACTCCAGCGTCAAGGCCGCGACCTCCGACGACTCCTCGTCGTCCTCCTCCGGATCCAGCAAGGGTGCCGAGGTGGTCGCCTTCGCCAAGGCCCAGATCGGCAAGCCGTACGTCTTCTCCGCGACCGGCCCGAACGCCTACGACTGCTCCGGCCTGACGCTGGCCGCCTGGAAGTCGGTCGGTGTCCAGCTCAGCCGCACCTCACAGTCCCAGATCAACGACGGCACCCGGGTGTCGAAGTCGGATCTGCAGCCCGGCGACCTGGTCTTCTTCTACAGCTCGACCGCCCCGAGCCACGTCGGCATCTACGTCGGCAACGGTTCGATCATCCACGCACCGCGTCCCGGCAAGTCCGTGGAGTACATCAAGATGAGCTACATGCCGTTCTCCGGCGCCGTTCGGCCCGGCTGA
- a CDS encoding glycosyltransferase family 4 protein, whose amino-acid sequence MLIISNDFPPTVGGIEGFVGELCGLLDEDVVVLTRHTPGWHRHDSKINFPVHRFGRLLLPTPAVGRRAADLIRRHRVDAVIFGAMAPLALLAPTVRAAGARRLLAISHGHESWWATVPGSARLLRRMADDVDHVSYISDYTAARIAPALSPAARATMIRISPPIDLARFTPEQPSAGVDHRLLRCVAVGRMVRQKGFDTLLRAWRRVLDDGPTDPDRELVLVGDGPQAPALRRLADRLRLGASVRFTGAVDRAEVARLLRTATVFALPVRTRWAGLHPEGLGLGFLEAAASGLPVIVGRSGGAPETVIEGETGFVVDPEDVRGLASRIDRMLTDRTLAATMGAAGRRFVADRYAGSVVADAVTAALGR is encoded by the coding sequence GTGTTGATCATCAGCAACGACTTCCCTCCCACGGTGGGCGGGATCGAGGGCTTCGTCGGTGAGCTCTGTGGGCTGCTCGACGAGGACGTGGTCGTGCTGACCCGGCACACCCCGGGCTGGCATCGTCACGACAGCAAGATCAACTTCCCGGTGCACCGGTTCGGACGACTGCTGCTGCCGACCCCCGCCGTCGGCCGCCGCGCCGCCGACCTGATCCGTCGGCACCGGGTGGACGCGGTGATCTTCGGAGCGATGGCACCGTTGGCCCTGCTGGCGCCGACCGTGCGTGCCGCCGGTGCCCGGCGACTGTTGGCGATCAGCCACGGCCACGAGAGCTGGTGGGCGACCGTACCCGGCAGTGCCCGTCTGCTGCGCCGGATGGCCGACGATGTCGATCACGTCTCCTACATCTCCGACTACACCGCAGCGCGGATCGCCCCGGCGCTGAGCCCGGCGGCCCGCGCGACCATGATCAGGATCTCGCCGCCGATCGACCTCGCCCGGTTCACCCCGGAGCAGCCGTCCGCGGGAGTTGATCATCGCTTGCTGCGTTGTGTCGCGGTCGGACGGATGGTCCGGCAGAAGGGATTCGACACCCTGCTGCGGGCCTGGCGGCGGGTGCTGGACGACGGCCCGACCGATCCGGATCGGGAACTGGTGCTGGTCGGCGACGGGCCACAGGCGCCCGCGTTGCGTCGACTGGCCGACCGGCTTCGGCTCGGGGCGTCGGTGCGGTTCACCGGGGCCGTGGACCGGGCCGAGGTGGCCCGGCTGCTGCGGACCGCGACGGTGTTCGCGCTGCCGGTCCGAACCCGGTGGGCCGGACTCCATCCGGAAGGGCTCGGCCTGGGCTTCCTGGAGGCCGCCGCGAGTGGGCTGCCGGTGATCGTCGGCCGGTCCGGGGGAGCGCCGGAGACGGTGATCGAAGGCGAAACAGGCTTCGTCGTCGACCCCGAGGACGTACGGGGCTTGGCGAGCAGGATCGACCGGATGCTGACCGACCGGACGCTGGCAGCGACGATGGGTGCCGCCGGCCGACGCTTCGTGGCCGACCGGTACGCCGGATCGGTCGTCGCGGACGCGGTCACCGCCGCGCTGGGCCGCTGA
- a CDS encoding Lrp/AsnC family transcriptional regulator — MVTAIVFVKAEVSQIPDVAEQIAALPGVSEVYSVTGAIDLIAMVRVSTHDQVAEVIADQLNKVPGVLSTETHIAFRAYSSHDLEAAFSLGTA; from the coding sequence ATGGTGACGGCGATCGTTTTCGTGAAGGCCGAGGTCTCGCAGATCCCGGACGTGGCCGAGCAGATCGCGGCGCTGCCCGGAGTGAGCGAGGTGTACTCCGTGACGGGCGCGATCGATCTGATCGCGATGGTTCGGGTGAGCACCCACGACCAGGTCGCCGAGGTGATCGCCGATCAGCTGAACAAGGTGCCCGGTGTGCTCAGCACCGAGACCCACATCGCGTTCCGGGCCTACTCCAGCCATGACCTCGAGGCCGCGTTCTCGCTGGGTACGGCCTGA
- a CDS encoding DEDD exonuclease domain-containing protein gives MGSAGRTQDRKQSRTQTSSKANSGAKTQPKHNSLQDSFDDLGVPLSETTFCVVDLETTGSTEEDAITEFGAVKVRGGEVLGEFQTLVNPHTHIPPLVAVLTGITNQMVATAPTIDRVLPAFLEFAHGCVLVAHNARFDVGFLRRNCAALGYPWPKVGILDTVALARHILLADEVPDCRLSTLSRHFGTTVTPNHRALKDAQATVEVLHALIERVGNLGVGSYEELREFTLKVSPQRRSKRSWAKDLPEEPGVYFFVADNPISGDPEDRQILYVGKSSNLRRRVRSYFTASEKRPRMEEMIRVSTGVEAHPCQTPLHAEVTELRMIAAHAPRYNRRSKFPERQHWIKITEEAFPRLSRVTQVRDDRATYFGPFGRRQGCEDVVDALYDAFPIRQCTQRLSVTKPSPACALAGIHRCVAPCDHSTSADDYAALVGQVRSTLLSDVRPACAALRRRLRRLVTEQRYEEAETVRRRVAALLDAAARFHRVTSLAGCRQIVAARWEAPQWQIHVIRHGRLAAAGVARPGEVPQAVARALVATAETVPPPVGPQSAATVEESLRIADWMERPGVRLIEIDGDWAWPLYGVLSHQSLVEQLLGAEQPAPSSAGSRTIAEVSTAEQPDAEHIGSLAASGRTPGTPRPSAPGDRAVLQ, from the coding sequence ATGGGATCGGCAGGTCGAACACAGGATCGAAAACAGAGTCGAACGCAGACGAGTAGCAAAGCGAATTCGGGGGCAAAAACTCAGCCGAAACACAACTCTCTGCAGGACTCGTTCGACGATCTCGGAGTGCCCCTGTCGGAGACCACGTTCTGTGTGGTCGACCTGGAGACCACCGGCAGCACCGAGGAGGACGCGATCACCGAGTTCGGCGCGGTGAAGGTCCGCGGCGGTGAGGTGCTCGGCGAGTTCCAGACCCTGGTCAACCCGCACACCCACATCCCGCCGTTGGTCGCCGTGCTGACCGGGATCACCAATCAGATGGTGGCGACCGCACCGACCATCGACCGGGTGCTGCCGGCGTTCCTGGAGTTCGCCCACGGTTGCGTGCTGGTCGCCCACAATGCTCGCTTCGACGTCGGCTTCCTGCGTCGCAACTGCGCCGCCCTGGGCTATCCGTGGCCGAAGGTCGGCATCCTGGACACCGTCGCCCTGGCCCGGCACATCCTGCTCGCCGACGAGGTGCCGGATTGTCGGCTGTCCACCCTGTCCCGGCATTTCGGCACCACCGTCACACCCAACCACCGCGCACTCAAGGACGCCCAGGCCACCGTCGAGGTGCTGCACGCGCTGATCGAGCGGGTCGGCAACCTCGGCGTCGGCAGCTATGAGGAGCTGCGCGAGTTCACCCTGAAGGTGTCGCCGCAGCGCCGTTCGAAGCGGAGTTGGGCCAAGGATCTGCCCGAGGAGCCCGGCGTCTACTTCTTCGTCGCCGACAATCCGATCTCCGGCGATCCCGAGGACCGGCAGATCCTCTACGTCGGCAAGAGCAGCAACCTGCGACGACGGGTGCGCAGCTACTTCACCGCCTCGGAGAAGCGACCGCGGATGGAGGAGATGATCCGCGTCTCCACCGGAGTCGAGGCCCATCCGTGTCAGACCCCGCTGCATGCCGAGGTCACCGAGCTACGGATGATCGCGGCGCACGCGCCGCGCTACAACCGGCGTTCGAAGTTTCCCGAACGGCAGCATTGGATCAAGATCACCGAGGAGGCCTTCCCCCGGCTGTCCCGGGTCACCCAGGTCCGCGACGACCGGGCGACCTATTTCGGCCCGTTCGGTCGTCGGCAGGGTTGTGAGGATGTGGTCGACGCGTTGTACGACGCGTTCCCGATCCGGCAGTGCACCCAGCGGCTGTCGGTGACCAAACCGAGTCCGGCGTGTGCGTTGGCCGGCATCCATCGCTGCGTCGCGCCGTGCGACCACAGCACCTCGGCCGACGACTACGCCGCACTGGTCGGGCAGGTCCGGAGCACGCTGCTCAGCGACGTCCGGCCGGCCTGCGCGGCGTTGCGCCGGCGGCTCCGGCGGCTGGTCACCGAGCAGCGCTACGAGGAGGCCGAGACCGTACGCCGTCGGGTGGCCGCGCTGCTCGACGCCGCGGCCCGGTTCCACCGGGTCACCAGCCTGGCCGGCTGCCGACAGATCGTCGCCGCCCGCTGGGAGGCACCGCAGTGGCAGATCCACGTCATCCGACACGGTCGGCTCGCCGCCGCCGGAGTGGCCCGACCGGGCGAGGTGCCGCAGGCCGTGGCGCGGGCCCTGGTGGCGACCGCCGAGACCGTGCCGCCGCCGGTCGGTCCGCAATCGGCCGCGACGGTCGAGGAGAGCCTGCGGATCGCCGACTGGATGGAACGGCCCGGCGTCCGGCTGATCGAGATCGACGGCGACTGGGCCTGGCCGCTGTACGGCGTGCTCAGCCATCAGAGCCTGGTCGAGCAGCTGCTCGGGGCGGAGCAGCCGGCGCCGTCGAGCGCGGGGTCCCGCACCATCGCCGAGGTGTCCACAGCCGAACAGCCGGACGCCGAGCACATCGGCAGCCTGGCGGCGAGCGGTCGGACGCCGGGAACTCCGAGGCCGAGCGCACCGGGCGACCGAGCCGTGCTCCAGTAG